The genomic region TGGATGGGATTTGGAGGGCGATTGAGGAGGCAGAGATGGTGGTTTTCTTGCATCCGCATTATGGGCTGCCGGGGGATGTGTATGGACCCAGAGCTGGGGATTATGGTCATGTGCTTGCTTTGGCGATGGGATTCCCGATGGAGACGACGATTGCTGTGACGAGGATGTTGCTTTCTGGTGTGTTTGATCGCTTCAGCAAGCTCAATGTCTTGCTTGCGCACAGCGGTGGCACACTACCGTTCCTCGCCGGCCGAATCGAGAGTTGTATCGCGCACGATGCGCATATGAAGAAGGCTGGGGCGCTCGAGAATCGGAGAGATGTGTGGGATGTGCTGAAGAAGAACATCTACCTGGATGCAGTCATCTACTCAGATGTTGGAGTGAAAGCTGCCATCGATGCTTCTGGTGCCGACAGGTTGATGTTTGGCACGGATCATCCTTTCTTCCCGCCGCTGGAGGGTGAAGGACAGGAGTGGCTGAGTGTCACGTCGAACAACAACGCTGTCAGGGCGGCAATGGGCAGTGATGTGCAGGGTGTAAAGGATATTATGGGTGGGAATGCAGTGCGGATTTTGCACCTCGACAGCTAAGCAGTTCTCCGGACGGGTATCCTGGTGTCGGTATTCCAAGACTGCTATCATGCAAGCACTTCAAGTCTGCGCATATCCTGGGACATGGTCAGCGACGTCTGCAGCCGAGTGTGAAAGACTTACGCTCTTCATCCAGCCGGGTCCCTTCTGCCCAGCTGTCCGTCACCCAGTCATGGCTGACTATGCGTGGCAACTGCTTCTTATTGGCAATAGCTTTACGCATGCGCCGAGCAGCACCTGCATCACCCTTCGGCACCACAACGTGGGCGACCAAATCGTCTTCGATCGAGTCTGCCACAGTGCCTCCAGCGAACTCGAACAGCCTGGTGGTCTCGAAGGCGACGTCCTCAAA from Fulvia fulva chromosome 2, complete sequence harbors:
- a CDS encoding 2-amino-3-carboxymuconate-6-semialdehyde decarboxylase: MPTVDIHTHMYPPTLLSLLRTRSHVPYVRTFPDQVEAGERLVILPAEEASTGTSRGRPMGPEYHDIKQKIAFMDLHAIDVSVLSLANPWLDWLAKEEGVEVARGVNDDVEGMCKAYRGRLYHFGTLPLSADVGVIVGEVRRLRGLRFCRGVVMGTSGLGEGLDDSRLDGIWRAIEEAEMVVFLHPHYGLPGDVYGPRAGDYGHVLALAMGFPMETTIAVTRMLLSGVFDRFSKLNVLLAHSGGTLPFLAGRIESCIAHDAHMKKAGALENRRDVWDVLKKNIYLDAVIYSDVGVKAAIDASGADRLMFGTDHPFFPPLEGEGQEWLSVTSNNNAVRAAMGSDVQGVKDIMGGNAVRILHLDS